The Pan paniscus chromosome 1, NHGRI_mPanPan1-v2.0_pri, whole genome shotgun sequence genome has a segment encoding these proteins:
- the LOC100970447 gene encoding small ribosomal subunit protein uS8-like gives MVRMNVLADALESINNAEKRGKCQVLIRPCSKVIVRFLTVMMKHGYIGEFEIIDDHRAGKIVVNLTGRLNKYGVISPRFDVQLKELEKWQNNLLPSRQFGFIVLTTSAGVMDHEEARRKHTGGKILGFFF, from the coding sequence ATGGTGCGCATGAATGTCCTGGCAGATGCTCTCGAGAGCATCAACAATGCCGAAAAGAGAGGCAAATGCCAGGTGCTTATTAGGCCGTGCTCCAAAGTCATCGTCCGGTTTCTCACTGTGATGATGAAGCATGGTTACATTGGTGAATTTGAAATCATTGATGACCACAGAGCTGGGAAAATTGTTGTGAACCTCACAGGCAGGCTAAACAAGTATGGGGTGATCAGCCCCAGATTTGACGTGCAACTCAAAGAGCTGGAAAAATGGCAGAATAATCTGCTTCCATCCCGCCAGTTTGGTTTCATTGTACTGACAACCTCAGCTGGCGTCATGGACCATGAAGAAGCAAGACGAAAACACACAGGAGGGAAAATCCTGGGATTCTTTTTCTAG